From the genome of Candidatus Defluviilinea proxima:
ATGATCTGTGTCCAATAGGTAATGCTTGTGTTGTTGTAAAAGTCCGCCATCGCAGGGTCGTCAGATGAAACGCCGGGTAATGGAGTAGCTGTATTGGCGAACGTTGAGGTTGGGTGCGGTGTCGATGAAGGTATTTTGGTTACTGTGCTTACGATGGGAATATTTTCTGGCACTTGTGTGTTTTGTGCGGTGATTATGCTAGGTTGCGATTTGATGACCCCGCCTGTAAGTAGACCACTGAAGTATGCAACGCCTAGAAACATTCCTGCGCAAAGGATGCCCCCTATTATTATTCCCATTGTGCTATAGATGCTGGGGATGTTGTTTCGTTTTTTTGCGTGCGTTCTTTGTTTTTGCTCCACTGGTAATTGAGTAGTTTGTTGCTTAAGTTGATCATTTTTCTTTTCTGTTAGTTCTGGGTGTGCTAGGCTTGCCAAAGCTTGAGTTGCACGTTCGTTTTCAGGATTGATAGCTAAGACTTTTTGATAACAAATCTTTTTCTTTTCGTTATCATTGATGCAATACCCTAAATATAGCCATCCCAACTCAGAATTTGGGTTGTTTTGAACTGTCTGGGCAAAGTAGGATTGTGCTTTTTCCAGGTTTCCCGCCTTTGCTGCGTCGATTCCAAGTTTTAGTGTTTCGCTTTCTGTCATATGTTTCCACCATTAGAGTGATGAGCTACCTAAGTATGAAGGCAGGATTTTCCAGTGACTAAGCATTATTATAAATCCAATATACGTGCCCGGATAATTTCAGCTTGATATTGAAGAAGTATTGGATACAAATTATGCTCTGACCATTAGTGTGTACTATGGGTTTTAGTGGCTTACCACAGTCCGGACACCAAACGATATCGAACGCGCCGTTTATACTCTTGATAGCCAACTAGATTTTGTTCTAGGTAATGATCTTCATCATTTGTTTTGAGTATGTAAGCTACAACAATTACGCTTGTTAGAACTACGTTCCATTGCCAAAGAAATACCAAGCCCAGACCAACATTCATCAAAATTGCGAAGGTGTATATTGGGTGACGTAGGAAATGATAAGGTCCAGTGTCTATTACTTGATGGTTGTTTAACAGGTTAGTCTCTGCTGTCCAAAATTTCCCCAAATAGTGACGACAATAAAACATGCCTATGATGCCTGAAATTGAGAATACCGTGCCAGTGCATGTGGCCGTCAGATTTTCTGCAAGGGCGATGGGCGATAATTGCAGGCTGGCGAGAATCCCAGTGCTTATTACTCCGAT
Proteins encoded in this window:
- a CDS encoding isoprenylcysteine carboxylmethyltransferase family protein; protein product: MISITILRWITIGSFLVWIVRYWQGGKKIIVDIQTSLRLKSSRFDTVTLMVILLCSIGVISTGILASLQLSPIALAENLTATCTGTVFSISGIIGMFYCRHYLGKFWTAETNLLNNHQVIDTGPYHFLRHPIYTFAILMNVGLGLVFLWQWNVVLTSVIVVAYILKTNDEDHYLEQNLVGYQEYKRRVRYRLVSGLW